A stretch of the Papaver somniferum cultivar HN1 chromosome 6, ASM357369v1, whole genome shotgun sequence genome encodes the following:
- the LOC113290480 gene encoding acyl-CoA 5-desaturase AL21-like, with translation MSCGASGGGFSGSIEGVPESIGSDGRGDGSGGGSDDEDCGVATDASAEMCVNGEMVLEQEKFLGMFPNGSLSSLKKKKPHKSKVPNKVFANKLVEFESFWGLEFPPLKTNREEMFSDLEKNHDDLFVEDVDRSEMSLDSGPHCGVAGVNYKVRKRENIDQNMAMQVTDYGVAQPQGTANELTPSIRRLDYFWDATNLGILILEHICVLAAPFYFTWNAFRVFVILSILTGPIGVSLSYHRNLSHKSLKLTKSLEYLFAYFRLHAAVGDPIFWTSIHRYHHQFVDSVKDPHSPIEGFWFSHVNWTFRNTYLWEKCENRNNVMDLQKQDYYRFLQKTMPLHVVRLGLLLYIAGGLPHLIYGMGVRMAYVHHAFFFINSVCHIWGKRPYDSKDLSKNNWMVNLINLSGEGWHNNHHAFEFSARIGLEWWQLDIPWYIIKLLGSLGLATNVKVPTEIQKLKMCFKNQ, from the exons ATGTCgtgtggtgctagtggtggtggattTAGTGGAAGTATAGAAGGTGTTCCTGAATCTATAGGCAGCGATGGACGAGGAGATGGAAGTGGTGGTGGTAGCGACGATGAAGACTGCGGCG TTGCAACAGATGCCAGTGCAGAGATGTGTGTGAATGGTGAGATGGTTCTTGAACAAGAAAAATTTCTTG GTATGTTTCCAAATGGTTCTCTTTcaagtttaaaaaagaaaaaacctcatAAATCTAAAGTTCCTAACAAGGTTTTCGCAAATAAACTAGTGGAGTTTGAATCTTTTTGGGGATTAGAATTTCCACCTTTGAAGACTAACCGTGAAGAGATGTTTAGCGATTTGGAAAAAAATCACGATGATTTATTTGTAGAAGATGTTGATAGGTCTGAAATGTCTTTAGACAGTGGTCCTCATTGCG gggtaGCCGGAGTAAACTACAAAGTACGTAAACGAGAGAACATAGATCAAAATATGGCTATGCAGGTAACTGATTATGGTGTGGCACAACCGCAAGGAACAGCAAATGAGCTGACGCCTTCGATACGAAGATTGGATTATTTCTGGGATGCCACAAACCTGGGGATACTAATTCTGGAACATATCTGTGTACTAGCTGCTCCATTCTATTTTACTTGGAATGCATTTCGGGTTTTTGTGATATTGAGTATCCTAACAGGACCCATAGGGGTTAGTCTTAGTTACCATAGAAACCTTTCACACAAAAGTTTGAAGCTCACAAAGTCACTTGAATATTTGTTTGCTTACTTTAGACTTCATGCTGCAGTG GGAGACCCTatattttggacaagcattcatCGGTATCACCATCAGTTCGTAGATTCCGTTAAAGACCCACACAGCCCAATCGAAGGATTTTGGTTTAGCCACGTAAATTGGACTTTTCGAAACACCTATCTATGGGAAAAG TGCGAAAACCGGAACAATGTAATGGATTTACAAAAGCAAGATTACTACAGGTTTCTTCAGAAGACAATGCCTCTTCATGTAGTTAGACTTGGACTGCTGTTATACATTGCAGGAGGCTTGCCCCACCTTATTTATGGAATG GGTGTTAGAATGGCGTATGTACACCATGCCTTTTTCTTCATCAATTCAGTGTGCCATATATGGGGTAAAAGGCCGTACGACTCCAAAGATTTATCCAAGAACAATTGGATGGTGAACCTAATCAACTTAAGTGGAGAAGGCTGGCACAATAATCATCATGCCTTTGAGTTCTCCGCTCGGATAGGGCTCGAATGGTGGCAGCTCGATATTCCATGGTATATTATAAAGCTACTGGGGAGCCTTGGGTTAGCAACAAACGTCAAAGTCCCTACCGAAATTCAGAAACTAAAAATGTGTTTTAAAAATCAATAA